The following are encoded in a window of Danio aesculapii chromosome 12, fDanAes4.1, whole genome shotgun sequence genomic DNA:
- the mmrn2b gene encoding LOW QUALITY PROTEIN: multimerin-2 (The sequence of the model RefSeq protein was modified relative to this genomic sequence to represent the inferred CDS: deleted 1 base in 1 codon), with protein MAQTLPLLLLAVLNSLSCHSEVRARDPDVEEEEAVGNRGRPTGTIEMAHLMEQSHQGIPMPSAGTVQDSADLRETVLSPARRGNWCAYVNHRVVTRAVLCATETQTVKSLNPCPGGAPDCQVLMYKQSLRPAYKQKHTTLSSIHWNCCPGYSGHNCLEKDKPSEDEKRASKSEVNDNDKSGGGTFSGGKTETDLMEDENWADKPLQETPIHDSSPNKRPDGDREGISTSQPLPIFDSSVLLTMHQLMSTMMSQIQPVLESFNQTLEHLSSEVNTLSQDLQLLRMEQEDNRLVSKGEGNSGPFQDRLEYNHLQISQIKTQLEAQNDQMERAFQTQQELLKHNLTKIKEKLDDQISQSQESQVNLQSLTDLVVEVRADQKKLEGALQRERDKFVNLMEGQPTRASGAWEAITRIDEKAQSNSVQLSSLSEALKDSSRVVQDLKRDQIQLEKSLEEVEQRTEVHFAETGLELEATHIRVVNSLGELTANVSAHEGQLREIELDLVNIYNLLQRNDSVTAEQACSCKIITSSLDRLEQEVDNVTQLARQNSLALEEADLERNEATEMEDLQHGLLNMKESLAFEQGRSRSLQDSILQLQDSLLDSKLEIQGLREQDGEQSAELQGLSAAFSSLLNDAVRHSEVLEVLLGEEVLEFTHWSQSRQKELSLPDLLQTIQMMQQKIETHDRSLTSLRRKHPDGDEMNSDDPVPYSERTGMKQQVKGTEGYQTSSADPSNAEDDVDYSVSDFWSLGKEVEQLANRISMLEERCGNRTEPPGGSVLELQEEIASLRQSLEDHLRLFGKLFSNTEELASSTRSLNLDEVWRMVRRKDGKRRRGDQKPADQMRNEERNSSGRGKRYSQREQAWLPQSPVVFITNLDDIKKPNAELTSKSTLLNYGGTFNPTSGVFQAPETGLYLFLVTIDFERGLSLAVLKRSGVPMASFKQEQGEKKGPVSRASLLELRRGEMVTLELTHGSLRKAQPGDNTLSGLLLFITEHKDML; from the exons AAACTGGTGTGCGTATGTTAATCACCGTGTGGTCACCAGAGCTGTACTCTGTGCTACAGAGACTCAAACAGTGAAGTCATTGAACCCCTGTCCTGGCGGAGCTCCTGATTGTCAAGTCCTCAT gtATAAGCAGTCCTTACGGCCAGCATACAAACAGAAGCACACAACCCTCTCTTCTATTCACTGGAATTGTTGCCCAGGCTATAGTGGACACAACTGCCTGGAAAAAG ACAAACCTTCAGAGGATGAGAAGCGAGCTTCAAAGTCTGAGGTTAATGACAATGACAAGTCAG GTGGTGGTACTTTTTCAGGAGGTAAGACGGAGACTGACCTAATGGAAGATGAAAACTGGGCTGACAAACCTCTGCAGGAAACTCCCATTCATGATTCTTCTCCAAACAAGAGACCTGATG GTGACAGAGAAGGTATCTCCACCTCTCAGCCCCTGCCAATCTTTGATTCATCCGTTCTGCTGACGATGCATCAGTTAATGTCAACAATGATGAGTCAGATTCAACCAGTGCTGGAAAGCTTCAATCAAACACTAGAGCATCTGTCCAGTGAGGTGAACACTCTGTCTCAGGACTTGCAGCTGTTGCGGATGGAACAGGAAGACAACAGGTTGGTCAGCAAGGGTGAAGGTAATAGTGGACCTTTCCAAGACAGACTAGAGTACAACCATCTCCAGATCAGCCAAATAAAAACTCAACTTGAGGCACAGAACGATCAGATGGAGAGGGCCTTTCAGACTCAACAAGAACTGCTAAAACACAACCTAACGAAAATTAAGGAAAAGTTGGATGACCAGATCAGTCAGAGTCAGGAATCACAG GTGAATCTTCAATCGCTTACTGATTTGGTTGTGGAAGTGAGAGCTGATCAAAAAAAGCTGGAAGGGGCACTGCAGAGAGAGCGTGATAAATTTGTCAATCTGATGGAAGGCCAGCCAACACGGGCGTCAGGAGCGTGGGAGGCCATCACTCGGATAGATGAGAAGGCACAAAGTAACTCTGTGCAGCTCAGCAGCTTGTCAGAGGCTTTGAAAGACTCCTCTAGGGTCGTCCAGGATCTGAAAAGAGACCAAATACAACTAGAAAAAAGTTTAGAGGAGGTCGAACAACGCACTGAAGTGCATTTTGCAGAGACAGGTTTGGAATTAGAAGCCACCCACATCAGGGTGGTCAATAGCCTAGGTGAGCTTACAGCTAACGTTAGTGCACATGAGGGTCAGTTGAGAGAAATTGAGCTTGATCTGGTGAACATCTACAATCTACTTCAAAGAAACGATTCAGTAACTGCTGAGCAGGCCTGTAGCTGTAAAATAATTACCAGTTCCCTAGATAGGTTGGAGCAGGAGGTGGATAATGTTACC CAATTAGCGAGACAGAACAGTCTTGCACTTGAAGAGGCTGATTTAGAAAGGAATGAGGCTACTGAAATGGAAGATCTTCAGCATGGCCTGCTGAATATGAAGGAATCATTGGCCTTTGAGCAGGGAAGAAGCAGGAGCCTTCAAGACAGCATTTTACAGCTACAGGATTCACTCCTGGACAGCAAGCTGGAGATTCAAGGCCTGAGAGAGCAAGACGGGGAACAGTCTGCTGAACTTCAAGGCCTATCTGCCGCCTTCTCTTCCCTTCTGAACGATGCTGTACGCCACTCTGAAGTCCTGGAAGTCCTACTTGGAGAAGAGGTCTTGGAATTCACACACTGGTCGCAAAGCCGACAGAAAGAGCTCAGTCTTCCAGATCTTTTACAGACAATTCAAATGATGCAGCAAAAGATTGAAACACATGATCGGAGCCTGACCTCACTTCGGAGAAAGCATCCTGATGGAGATGAGATGAATAGTGATGACCCAGTTCCATATTCAGAAAGGACTGGAATGAAACAACAGGTGAAGGGCACAGAAGGTTACCAAACCTCGTCAGCAGACCCTTCGAATGCAGAGGATGATGTGGATTACTCTGTTAGTGACTTCTGGAGTTTGGGAAAAGAGGTGGAACAATTAGCAAATAGAATATCCATGTTGGAAGAGCGCTGTGGAAACCGCACTGAGCCCCCTGGTGGATCTGTTTTGGAATTGCAGGAAGAAATAGCATCCTTACGCCAAAGCCTAGAGGATCATTTGAGACTTTTTGGAAAACTGTTCAGTAATACAGAAGAACTAGCCAGCTCAACTAGAAGCCTAAACCTAGATGAGGTTTGGAGGATGGTGCGAAGAAAAGATGGAAAGAGAAGGAGGGGGGACCAAAAGCCAGCAGACCAGATGCGAAATGAAGAAAGGAATTCCAGTGGACGAGGCAAAAGATACAGCCAAAGAG AACAAGCATGGTTACCACAATCCCCAGTGGTGTTCATCACAAACCTGGATGACATAAAGAAGCCAAATGCGGAGCTCACATCTAAAAGTACTCTTCTAAACTATGGTGGTACGTTTAATCCTACATCAGGGGTGTTCCAGGCCCCTGAGACAGGACTTTATCTCTTTTTAGTGACCATAGACTTTGAGAGAGGCCTTTCATTGGCTGTACTGAAGCGCAGTGGAGTTCCAATGGCCTCCTTCAAACAGGAACAAGGAGAAAAAAAGGGGCCGGTGAGCCGAGCATCTCTGCTGGAGCTGCGGCGGGGGGAGATGGTTACTTTAGAATTGACGCACGGATCATTACGAAAAGCACAGCCTGGGGACAACACACTGTCTGGACTACTGCTCTTCATTACAGAGCACAAGGACATGCTGTGA